One window from the genome of Crassostrea angulata isolate pt1a10 chromosome 2, ASM2561291v2, whole genome shotgun sequence encodes:
- the LOC128174701 gene encoding uncharacterized protein LOC128174701 has translation MITEPERDADYEVVRRWSRITQIDQGAIYQMNQKNIYQMLQEEEEGVVEDEFYQTPAARSRGRRGAGRGRGRRGRGDQGPNRVELAARTREERDAHMENCISSLDTNGLRDALRLVCSKQPSFMLDILQTIHGENPEPHDSTVTAPSWCICSNCREMPSEREKVCCNKPSQSCISRLPDFQTVVLDELVLEVAMRYHNDVLAEPRDENFNRSRRHTAYRQYIMWIHGRLGAGNRKVIPSCCVWKIREKFPEP, from the exons ATGATTACCGAACCCGAACGAGATGCTGATTACGAAGTTGTACGGAGATGGAGTCGGAT AACTCAGATAGATCAAGGAGCAATTTATCAGATGAATCAGAAGAATATTTACCAGATGTTGCAAGAAGAAGAGGAAGGGGTCGTGGAAGACGAATTCTACCAA ACTCCCGCAGCTAGGAGTAGAGGTCGCCGTGGCGCCGGGAGAGGGAGGGGTAGAAGAGGAAGAGGTGACCAAGGACCGAACCGTGTGGAATTGGCAGCAAGAACAAGAGAGGAAAGAGACGCTCATATGGAG AATTGCATTTCGTCACTAGACACCAATGGTCTCAGGGATGCCTTAAGATTAGTGTGCTCCAAGCAACCTTCATTTATGTTAGACATCCTCCAGACAATCCATGGTGAAAATCCAGAACCCCATGACAGTACAGTTACAGCCCCAAGTTGGTGCATTTGCTCTAATTGTAGAGAAATGCCATCAGAGAGAGAAAAAGTATGCTGCAACAAACCCAGTCAAAGTTGCATCTCAAGATTACCT GATTTTCAAACTGTTGTCCTTGATGAGCTTGTGTTGGAGGTGGCGATGCGATACCACAATGATGTTCTTGCAGAGCCAAGAGACGAAAACTTTAATCGATCACGAAGACATACAGCTTATAGGCAATATATTATGTGGATTCATGGTAGACTTGGTGCAGGCAATAGAAAGGTGATTCCAAGCTGCTGTGTTTGGAAAATAAGGGAAAAGTTTCCTGAGCCTTGA
- the LOC128172674 gene encoding uncharacterized protein LOC128172674, translated as MDSPGHCAQYCTYTFMEHDTHKILCIITLDKRMTGGKSAVLEKACFQKALQFLLHHNMKIVEIVTDAHVQIKALMRKDYPQIKHSFDIWHGSKNLGKKIIQAGQEKTKKPLLSWAREVVNHFWFCSATANTEEDFIGMWFGVIHHVVNEHEWILPYRVGARSSCLHGPLTEERDKGWLEPGSPAHVALRDIVRDKRLVKKIPYYLNCRSTAALENFQNLILKYTSKQHSYTPPVYHARNLIAALDHNSNCDRDISRKKDGSQRHQRFFSKKSGRWSTYGVKEKKKYPYSEKLMKACLENRLLDGIGMNQPSVLSVEDPRRVSSVLAPVPPPPTAELVAEKKSRFSESR; from the exons ATGGACAGCCCTGGACATTGTGCACAGTACTGCACCTATACTTTTATGGAGCACGATACCCATAAAATACTGTGCATCATAACATTGGACAAACGGATGACTGGAGGAAAAAGCGCAGTGCTTGAGAAGGCATGTTTTCAGAAAGCGCTCCAGTTCCTCCTTCATCATAACATGAAAATTGTGGAAATTGTCACAGATGCTCATGTGCAAATAAAAGCTCTGATGA GAAAGGACTATCCCCAAATCAAACACTCGTTTGATATATGGCATGGTTCAAAGAatcttgggaaaaaaataattcag gCAGGACAGGAGAAAACGAAGAAACCATTGCTGTCCTGGGCTCGAGAGGTCGTCAACCACTTTTGGTTCTGCTCTGCTACAGCTAACACAGAGGAGGATTTTATT GGTATGTGGTTTGGCGTTATTCATCATGTTGTCAACGAGCATGAATGGATCCTCCCTTACAGAGTAGGAGCTAGAAGTTCTTGCTTGCATGGGCCTCTCACGGAGGAGCGTGACAAGGGCTGGTTAGAGCCAGGATCACCTGCTCATGTTGCGTTAAGAGATATAGTTCGGGACAAAAGACTGGTGAAGAAAATTCCATATTACTTGAACTGCAG GAGCACAGCTGCCTTAGAAAATTTCCAGAACTTGATCCTGAAATATACATCAAAGCAGCACTCGTACACTCCACCTGTATACCATGCTAGGAACCTTATTGCTGCTTTAGACCACAACTCAAACTGTGATAGagatatttcaagaaaaaaggaTGGCTCTCAGAG ACATCAACGATTTTTTAGCAAAAAGAGTGGGCGGTGGTCAACCTATGGGGTTAAGGAAAAGAAGAAGTATCCGTACTCCGAGAAGCTGATGAAGGCCTGTTTGGAGAACAGATTACTGGATGGAATAGGGATGAACCAGCCATCAGTGTTAAGTGTAGAGGATCCTAGAAGAGTGTCCTCTGTTCTTGCACCAGTTCCTCCACCACCTACAGCAGAACTAGTGGCTGAGAAAAAGTCTCGCTTCTCAGAGAGTCGTTAA